Proteins found in one Coffea eugenioides isolate CCC68of chromosome 5, Ceug_1.0, whole genome shotgun sequence genomic segment:
- the LOC113771105 gene encoding uncharacterized protein LOC113771105 — MGVCVTKMEAYDHLKVVGFIKGYNNWIAHGELSNYNEATSNSENTSIGVSNGTNDMQDLVHDVFGIPHGTNELNTEGDIPVSEAEKFYKLIDDSQQDLYSGCKNFSKLSFIIRLLHLKCLGKMSNKIFNMLVELLREAFPEAMTNLPSSYYEAEKLMNTLGLGYEKIDACPNDCSLYWGSAEKRTSCETCNELRWVASENDPTGEKRKIPQKLLWHFPLKPRLQRLFMSSKIASQMRWHEEKRTKDGCMRHPADSPAWQTFDHLHPEFAKDCRNVRLGLASDGFNPFNNMSSTHSTWPVVLIPYNLPPWMCMKQPYFMLSLLIPGPSSPGNNIDVYLQPLVKELTELWDFGIQTYDASQKENFQLHAALLWTISDFPGYAMLSGWSTKDSKHKFRKQAQFFDGTEEHGKRPPLQTGDMIVSELGDLQIKFGKLVKGNPKLPFNWKKRSIFFDLPYWKDNVLRHNLDFMHIEKNVCENIWGTLLDIEDKAKDHYNSRRDLREMGIRKELHPIETEPGKVYLPPSSFAMDKKQKTMFCNVLKK; from the exons ATGGGTGTTTGTGTGACAAAAATGGAAGCATATGATCATTTGAAAGTGGTAGGATTTATCAAGGGTTATAATAATTGGATAGCACATGGAGAACTTTCAAACTACAATGAAGCCACATCTAATTCTGAAAATACATCAATTGGGGTTTCAAATGGGACTAATGACATGCAAGACTTGGTCCATGATGTATTTGGGATACCACATGGAACAAATGAATTGAATACAGAAGGGGACATTCCTGTTTCAGAGGctgaaaaattttacaaattgatTGATGATTCTCAACAGGATTTGTACAGTGGTTGCAAAAATTTCTCGAAATTGTCTTTCATTATTCGTTTGCTTCACCTAAAATGCCTGGGTAAGATGAGTAACAAGATTTTTAATATGCTTGTTGAGCTGTTGAGAGAAGCATTTCCAGAGGCCATGACTAATTTGCCGTCTTCTTACTATGAGGCTGAGAAATTGATGAATACATTGGGGTTGGGTTATGAAAAGATCGATGCATGTCCTAATGATTGTTCTCTTTATTGGGGTAGTGCTGAGAAAAGGACTTCATGCGAAACATGTAACGAGCTTAGGTGGGTTGCTTCAGAAAATGATCCAACtggggaaaaaaggaaaattcctcaaaaattgTTGTGGCATTTTCCCTTAAAACCTAGATTACAAAGActatttatgtcttctaaaattgcatctcaaatGAGATGGCATGAGGAAAAACGTACAAAAGATGGTTGTATGAGACATCCAGCTGATTCTCCAGCTTGGCAAACTTTTGACCATCTACATCCAGAATTTGCTAAGGATTGTCGAAATGTTAGATTGGGGTTGGCATCTGACGGGTTTAATCCATTCAACAACATGAGTTCTACACACAGTACTTGGCCTGTAGTTTTAATACCATATAACTTACCTCCGTGGATGTGTATGAAGCAACCGTACTTCATGTTGTCCTTGTTAATACCCGGACCATCCTCTCCTGGGAATAATATTGATGTTTATCTACAGCCTCTAGTTAAAGAATTGACCGAATTGTGGGATTTTGGCATTCAAACTTATGATGcatcccaaaaagaaaattttcaattgcatgCAGCTCTGTTGTGGACCATTAGTGATTTCCCTGGATATGCAATGTTATCTGGCTGGAGCACTAAAG ATAGTAAGCATAAATTTAGAAAGCAAGCCCAATTCTTTGATGGCACCGAAGAACATGGAAAGCGACCACCATTGCAAACCGGGGATATGATTGTGAGTGAATTGGGAGACTtgcaaattaaatttggaaaacttGTGAAAGGTAATCCGAAGCTGCCTTTCAATTGGAAAAAGAGGAGTATTTTCTTTGACTTGCCATATTGGAAAGATAATGTCTTAAGACACAATCTTGACTTCATGCACATTGAGAAGAATGTTTGTGAAAATATTTGGGGGACATTGCTGGATATTGAGGATAAAGCAAAGGACCATTATAATTCCCGCCGTGATTTGAGAGAAATGGGAATAAGAAAAGAGCTGCATCCCATTGAGACAGAACCTGGAAAGGTGTACTTACCTCCATCTTCCTTTGCAATGgataaaaaacagaaaactatGTTTTGCAATGTGCTAAAAAAGTGA